One region of Cinclus cinclus chromosome 1, bCinCin1.1, whole genome shotgun sequence genomic DNA includes:
- the LOC134054051 gene encoding CX3C chemokine receptor 1-like isoform X1, with product MHRTRPASKFSMTETYAETTPEYVYDEHAFSCNKTDIQEFGKIFLPIFYVVVFALGLSGNLMVVFAIVKGNKKSITDIYLLNLAVSDLLFVISLPFWASNTVRGWTLGTITCKAVSSLYYIGFFGGMFFITVISIDRYLAIVRATYSLKSRTVRYGFFVTCGVWTVTFLVSMPHFVFSQLEENDCIAVFPEKLENIWPVFCNMELNTIGFFIPVCIIFYCYCGIIKTLLSCKNQKKARAIKLILVVVVVFFLFWSPYNVLIFLDTLNHYELFTDCNQIKSLDYAMHLTETIAFSHCCLNPLIYAFAGEKFRKYLYHVCLKYCPFQCFCGPCSHYQVPHSVSYAESVVNSNITLNTSDQDASVLV from the exons ATGCACAGGACAAGACCAG CCAGCAAATTCAGCATGACAGAAACATATGCAGAAACCACACCTGAATACGTTTACGATGAACATGCTTTCTCCTGCAATAAAACTGACATCCAAGAgtttgggaaaatatttctgccgATATTTTATGTTGTGGTGTTTGCTCTTGGCCTCTCAGGGAATCTAATGGTTGTTTTTGCCATTGTGAAAGGCAACAAAAAAAGCATCACTGACATCTATCTCCTGAACTTGGCTGTATCTGACCTTCTCTTTGTGATCTCCCTCCCATTCTGGGCATCCAACACGGTCCGTGGATGGACCCTTGGGACTATCACATGTAAAGCTGTTTCCTCACTGTATTACATTGGTTTCTTTGGGGGCATGTTCTTTATCACTGTTATCAGCATTGACAGGTACTTGGCTATTGTCCGGGCAACTTATTCTCTGAAATCCAGAACTGTAAGATATGGCTTTTTTGTAACCTGCGGAGTGTGGACAGTAACATTTTTAGTGTCAATGCCACATTTTGTGTTCTCCCAGCTTGAAGAAAATGACTGCATTGCTgtcttcccagagaagctggagaACATCTGGCCAGTGTTCTGCAATATGGAGCTGAACACCATTGGCTTTTTCATCCCAGTCTGTATCATATTCTATTGCTATTGTGGGATCATCAAAACCCTCCTGTCctgcaaaaatcagaaaaaagcaCGAGCCATAAAATTGATCTTggttgtggtggtggtgttcTTTCTGTTTTGGTCCCCCTACAATGTACTGATTTTTCTAGATACTTTAAATCACTATGAGTTATTCACAGACTGCAACCAAATTAAGTCATTGGACTATGCAATGCACCTGACCGAAACCATTGCATTCAGTCACTGTTGTCTCAATCCTCTTATCTATGCCTTTGCTGGagaaaaattcaggaaataCCTTTATCATGTTTGCTTGAAGTACTGTCCATTCCAGTGTTTCTGTGGGCCCTGCAGTCACTACCAGGTTCCTCATTCAGTTAGTTATGCAGAAAGTGTGGTGAACAGCAACATAACCCTGAACACCAGCGACCAGGATGCTTCTGTCTTGGTCTAA
- the LOC134054051 gene encoding CX3C chemokine receptor 1-like isoform X2 codes for MTETYAETTPEYVYDEHAFSCNKTDIQEFGKIFLPIFYVVVFALGLSGNLMVVFAIVKGNKKSITDIYLLNLAVSDLLFVISLPFWASNTVRGWTLGTITCKAVSSLYYIGFFGGMFFITVISIDRYLAIVRATYSLKSRTVRYGFFVTCGVWTVTFLVSMPHFVFSQLEENDCIAVFPEKLENIWPVFCNMELNTIGFFIPVCIIFYCYCGIIKTLLSCKNQKKARAIKLILVVVVVFFLFWSPYNVLIFLDTLNHYELFTDCNQIKSLDYAMHLTETIAFSHCCLNPLIYAFAGEKFRKYLYHVCLKYCPFQCFCGPCSHYQVPHSVSYAESVVNSNITLNTSDQDASVLV; via the coding sequence ATGACAGAAACATATGCAGAAACCACACCTGAATACGTTTACGATGAACATGCTTTCTCCTGCAATAAAACTGACATCCAAGAgtttgggaaaatatttctgccgATATTTTATGTTGTGGTGTTTGCTCTTGGCCTCTCAGGGAATCTAATGGTTGTTTTTGCCATTGTGAAAGGCAACAAAAAAAGCATCACTGACATCTATCTCCTGAACTTGGCTGTATCTGACCTTCTCTTTGTGATCTCCCTCCCATTCTGGGCATCCAACACGGTCCGTGGATGGACCCTTGGGACTATCACATGTAAAGCTGTTTCCTCACTGTATTACATTGGTTTCTTTGGGGGCATGTTCTTTATCACTGTTATCAGCATTGACAGGTACTTGGCTATTGTCCGGGCAACTTATTCTCTGAAATCCAGAACTGTAAGATATGGCTTTTTTGTAACCTGCGGAGTGTGGACAGTAACATTTTTAGTGTCAATGCCACATTTTGTGTTCTCCCAGCTTGAAGAAAATGACTGCATTGCTgtcttcccagagaagctggagaACATCTGGCCAGTGTTCTGCAATATGGAGCTGAACACCATTGGCTTTTTCATCCCAGTCTGTATCATATTCTATTGCTATTGTGGGATCATCAAAACCCTCCTGTCctgcaaaaatcagaaaaaagcaCGAGCCATAAAATTGATCTTggttgtggtggtggtgttcTTTCTGTTTTGGTCCCCCTACAATGTACTGATTTTTCTAGATACTTTAAATCACTATGAGTTATTCACAGACTGCAACCAAATTAAGTCATTGGACTATGCAATGCACCTGACCGAAACCATTGCATTCAGTCACTGTTGTCTCAATCCTCTTATCTATGCCTTTGCTGGagaaaaattcaggaaataCCTTTATCATGTTTGCTTGAAGTACTGTCCATTCCAGTGTTTCTGTGGGCCCTGCAGTCACTACCAGGTTCCTCATTCAGTTAGTTATGCAGAAAGTGTGGTGAACAGCAACATAACCCTGAACACCAGCGACCAGGATGCTTCTGTCTTGGTCTAA